The following are encoded together in the Daucus carota subsp. sativus chromosome 5, DH1 v3.0, whole genome shotgun sequence genome:
- the LOC108223765 gene encoding rust resistance kinase Lr10, with product MNRVILNVFKFLVSVSCIMSNHGSAVLQDDECSVTRCPGGDEIRFPFHLIYPDKERQLQSDHCVFPVGFELSCGYYYPVVKFEYQVSTPLPGLHLSFSVAAYIDSIDYKSRQLHFISKSTNVSQHYGYYFVNSPFKPFTSSKVKAQFTYTDLRTDFTFYKCSSTKSEMDIDGVEVPSLSGHGFKVYAIYSHFRMTEIVLTSCTKLFNISHVPFNGGGLSWSEPDCGDCESKNQYCKFKPNSTTATECFPIPKGPLSHKLLVTGKVAGIFVLSLLLAAICYAIYSYKQKIIFQQKIEIFLEDYKSLKPTRYSYADIKKITNHFKVRLGEGGYGSVFKGHLSNDVAVAVKVLNDNVDAKGSGQDFINEVSTIGLIHHVNVVRLVGYCADGCRRALVYEFQPNNSLEKYVYSRENQRNGFLGWEKMQKISLGIAKGIEYLHQGCAQRILHFDIKPQNILLDKKFNPKVSDFGLAKLCNKDQSRISMTMARGTVGYIAPEVFSRNFGEVSSKSDVYSFGMLLLEIVGARNHTSTGTENESEVYFPEWIFHQLEQRETITSPIEEDLDSKIRRKLTIVGLWCVNWHPADRPSMKHVIQMLQGEDCPVMPPNPFSSTGSRNELAGGPGRLFTSELEVISELE from the exons ATGAATAGGGTGATTCTTAATGTATTTAAGTTCCTTGTATCTGTAAGCTGTATTATGAGCAATCATGGTTCTGCAGTACTCCAAGATGATGAGTGCAGTGTGACCAGGTGCCCTGGCGGAGACGAAATCAGATTCCCTTTCCATCTGATTTATCCGGATAAAGAGAGGCAGCTGCAGTCAGATCACTGTGTCTTTCCTGTTGGCTTTGAACTTTCTTGCGGGTATTATTATCCAGTAGTGAAGTTTGAATACCAAGTCAGTACCCCTCTTCCGGGACTCCATCTTTCATTCTCAGTTGCAGCCTATATCGATTCCATCGACTACAAGTCGCGCCAGCTCCACTTCATATCGAAATCCACCAATGTCTCGCAACACTATGGCTACTACTTTGTCAATTCTCCCTTCAAGCCATTTACATCAAGTAAAGTTAAAGCTCAATTTACATATACTGATCTTCGAACTGACTTTACCTTCTACAAATGTTCATCAACAAAAAGTGAGATGGACATAGATGGTGTCGAAGTCCCTTCTTTGAGTGGCCATGGTTTTAAAGTGTATGCCATCTATTCTCACTTCCGAATGACAGAAATTGTCCTAACATCTTGCACCAAATTGTTTAATATTTCACATGTCCCATTTAATGGTGGAGGACTGTCTTGGTCTGAACCTGATTGTGGGGATTGTGAATCCAAAAATCAGTACTGCAAATTCAAACCAAACAGCACCACCGCCACAGAGTGCTTCCCAATACCTAAAG GTCCATTGTCTCATAAACTTCTGGTAACAG GTAAAGTTGCCGGGATCTTTGTCCTGTCATTGTTACTTGCAGCCATTTGTTATGCTATATACTCATACAAGCAAAAGATAATATTCCAACAGAAGATTGAAATATTTTTGGAGGACTACAAGTCTTTGAAGCCCACAAGATACTCTTATGCcgatataaaaaagataaccaATCATTTCAAAGTCAGATTAGGGGAAGGAGGCTATGGTTCCGTGTTCAAGGGACATCTCTCGAATGATGTTGCAGTTGCGGTTAAGGTCCTAAACGATAACGTTGATGCCAAAGGAAGTGGACAAGATTTCATAAATGAAGTTAGTACAATCGGCTTAATCCACCACGTCAATGTGGTTCGCTTGGTTGGATATTGCGCTGATGGCTGTAGACGAGCTCTTGTTTATGAGTTTCAGCCGAATAATTCCCTCGAAAAATATgtctactcaagagaaaatCAAAGGAACGGATTTCTTGGTTGGgaaaaaatgcaaaaaataTCTCTAGGCATCGCCAAAGGGATAGAGTATCTTCACCAGGGATGCGCCCAACGAATCCTCCACTTTGATATTAAACCTCAAAACATCTTGTTGGACAAGAAATTCAACCCGAAAGTCTCTGATTTCGGTCTAGCAAAGTTGTGTAACAAAGACCAAAGCAGAATATCCATGACCATGGCCCGGGGGACCGTAGGCTACATTGCACCAGAAGTATTCTCTAGGAATTTTGGAGAAGTGTCATCCAAGTCAGATGTTTATAGCTTCGGAATGTTGTTACTTGAAATAGTTGGAGCCAGGAATCATACTTCAACAGGCACAGAAAACGAGAGCGAAGTATATTTCCCTGAGTGGATCTTCCATCAGCTGGAGCAACGAGAGACTATTACAAGCCCGATTGAAGAAGACTTGGATAGCAAGATACGAAGAAAGCTAACAATTGTGGGACTCTGGTGCGTAAATTGGCATCCAGCGGACCGGCCTTCGATGAAACATGTTATTCAAATGCTACAAGGTGAAGACTGCCCTGTGATGCCTCCGAATCCTTTTAGCTCAACAGGTTCGAGAAACGAATTAGCAGGTGGACCTGGTAGATTGTTTACCAGCGAGCTTGAAGTTATTTCAGAATTAGAGTGA